From a single Alloactinosynnema sp. L-07 genomic region:
- a CDS encoding indole-3-glycerol-phosphate synthase — translation MTRFTEALAAGSPPVIAEIKPRTADGEDLLRGRTPTAIAAAYADAGAACLSVVTGRWFGGTVDLLREVTAASPLPVLQKDFITRDAHIETAADCGAAAVLLTVKLLTATSMRRLVDAAIGHGITPFVEVTDEAEIAIVPRAAECVIAVNNKDISTRERTPADLRRGADLLATVQATGTPYPVSASGIEHPAQAASLLAAGYRGLLVGTGLLRATDPAEWFGTLATHLNEAG, via the coding sequence ATGACCCGGTTCACCGAGGCGCTGGCGGCGGGCAGTCCGCCGGTGATCGCCGAGATCAAGCCCCGCACCGCCGACGGGGAGGACCTCCTGCGCGGCCGCACCCCCACCGCGATCGCCGCGGCCTACGCCGACGCGGGCGCGGCCTGCCTGTCGGTGGTGACCGGCCGCTGGTTCGGCGGCACCGTCGACCTGCTGCGCGAGGTCACCGCCGCGAGCCCGCTTCCGGTGCTGCAGAAGGATTTCATCACCCGAGACGCCCACATCGAGACCGCGGCGGACTGCGGGGCCGCCGCGGTCCTGCTGACGGTGAAGCTGCTGACGGCCACCTCGATGCGACGGCTGGTGGACGCGGCCATCGGGCACGGGATCACGCCGTTCGTGGAGGTGACAGACGAGGCCGAGATCGCCATCGTGCCCCGAGCCGCCGAGTGCGTGATCGCGGTGAACAACAAGGACATCAGCACCCGCGAACGCACCCCCGCCGACCTCCGCCGCGGCGCGGACCTACTGGCGACGGTCCAGGCGACCGGGACGCCGTACCCGGTCAGCGCCAGCGGGATCGAGCACCCCGCACAGGCGGCCTCGCTGCTCGCGGCGGGCTACCGGGGCCTGCTGGTCGGCACCGGCCTGCTGCGCGCGACCGACCCAGCCGAGTGGTTCGGCACCCTCGCCACGCATCTGAACGAGGCCGGGTAA
- a CDS encoding UbiD family decarboxylase, translating to MTDILREPGQKTDPRPLDQPIPGVAVPAADSARTDAAPSPRNTVDPVRLGAALSLRDAVDPVAMDVVLPADEIARHFAEHFAGIPATPLTRDEPAVTYQVPGSAMPVLLGAYGAERRVRDWLPGLPDRTDRAAAHRLAAAAIAPVTVADPVCAQVVSMPGDLTALPALTATPRDAGPYLTTGIVMAGDVAMSVHRMLVLDATRLAIWMVPGRALRRLHESTGRLAVSVNIGAPPAAMVASALGTAFLPAGVDKLSMAGALAGAPARIATGVSQAVPVLADSEIVIEGYLDDTVADETLDGPPGVSLPEFLGYDGEARTGLPVITVTAVTTRRDPLFHAVIGPGREQSVILGLAGAVSVALSDTGPHGHLLHDLHFSAAGGGMLLLVAAVRKTSADDDGALADLAERILRQHFFVKLVVFTDPDVDIRAPEDVLWAMTTRTNLGTDTGTISGFGPLPVDPSHSATWREGRSDRSFVDATTPFSLRHNVFRSFGGQP from the coding sequence ATGACCGACATCCTCCGTGAGCCAGGCCAGAAGACCGACCCGCGCCCCCTCGACCAACCCATCCCCGGCGTCGCGGTGCCTGCGGCGGATTCGGCGCGAACGGACGCCGCGCCGTCCCCGCGCAACACCGTGGATCCGGTGCGACTGGGCGCCGCGCTGTCGCTGCGCGATGCGGTGGATCCGGTGGCGATGGATGTCGTGTTGCCCGCCGACGAGATCGCGCGGCACTTCGCCGAGCACTTCGCCGGGATTCCGGCCACGCCGCTCACCAGGGACGAACCGGCGGTGACCTATCAGGTTCCCGGCTCGGCCATGCCGGTGCTGCTGGGCGCGTACGGCGCGGAGCGGCGGGTGCGCGACTGGTTGCCCGGTCTTCCCGACCGCACCGACCGCGCCGCCGCACACCGACTCGCCGCGGCGGCTATCGCGCCGGTGACCGTCGCCGATCCGGTGTGCGCGCAGGTCGTTTCCATGCCGGGCGACCTCACCGCGCTTCCCGCTCTCACCGCCACGCCGCGCGACGCGGGGCCCTACTTGACGACGGGCATCGTGATGGCGGGGGATGTCGCGATGTCGGTGCACCGGATGCTCGTGCTCGACGCCACCCGGTTGGCGATCTGGATGGTTCCCGGGCGCGCGCTGCGGCGGCTGCACGAGTCCACTGGCAGGCTGGCCGTGTCGGTGAACATCGGCGCCCCGCCCGCCGCGATGGTCGCCTCGGCTCTCGGCACGGCGTTCCTGCCCGCCGGGGTCGACAAGCTCTCGATGGCCGGTGCGCTCGCGGGCGCGCCGGCGCGGATCGCCACTGGCGTCAGTCAGGCCGTTCCCGTGCTGGCCGACTCGGAGATCGTGATCGAGGGATACCTGGACGACACCGTCGCCGACGAGACCCTCGACGGACCGCCCGGCGTGTCCTTGCCCGAGTTCCTCGGCTACGACGGTGAAGCGCGGACCGGCCTTCCGGTCATCACCGTGACCGCCGTGACCACCCGACGGGACCCCCTCTTCCACGCGGTGATCGGCCCCGGCCGGGAGCAGTCGGTGATCCTCGGCCTGGCGGGGGCGGTGTCGGTCGCGCTGTCAGACACCGGGCCGCACGGTCACCTCCTGCACGACCTGCACTTCAGCGCGGCGGGCGGCGGCATGCTGCTGCTGGTCGCCGCGGTGCGCAAGACCAGCGCCGACGACGATGGCGCGCTGGCCGACCTCGCCGAGCGGATCCTCCGGCAGCACTTCTTCGTCAAGCTGGTCGTGTTCACCGACCCCGACGTCGACATCCGCGCCCCCGAGGACGTGCTCTGGGCGATGACCACCCGGACCAATCTCGGCACCGACACCGGGACCATCTCCGGGTTCGGCCCACTGCCAGTGGACCCTTCACACAGCGCGACGTGGAGGGAAGGCAGGTCCGACCGCTCGTTTGTCGACGCGACCACACCATTCTCGTTGCGGCACAACGTCTTCCGCAGCTTCGGCGGGCAACCATGA
- a CDS encoding UbiX family flavin prenyltransferase: MRLVVGITGATGAVIGVRILTALRDLGVETHLVLSRWGRATLEMETDLTAADVQALADHSHGPGDHSAPIASGSFRTDGMIIAPCSMKTLAAIRTGYGEGLIPRAADVTLKERRRLVLVPRELPLSEIHLENMLALTRMGAVMAAPMPAFYNRPQTIDDLVTHICARVLDQFDLDLPNATRWTGPPRRAHA; this comes from the coding sequence ATGAGGCTGGTCGTGGGGATCACCGGGGCGACCGGCGCGGTCATCGGCGTGCGCATCCTCACCGCGCTGCGCGACCTCGGCGTCGAGACCCACCTGGTGCTGAGCCGGTGGGGCCGGGCGACCCTGGAGATGGAGACCGACCTGACCGCCGCCGATGTGCAGGCGCTGGCCGACCACAGCCACGGCCCGGGCGACCACTCCGCCCCGATCGCCAGCGGGTCGTTCCGCACCGACGGGATGATCATCGCCCCGTGCAGCATGAAGACACTCGCGGCGATCCGCACCGGCTACGGCGAGGGCCTCATCCCCCGCGCCGCCGATGTCACCCTCAAGGAGCGCAGGCGGTTGGTGCTCGTGCCCCGCGAGCTGCCGCTGTCGGAGATCCACCTGGAGAACATGCTCGCGCTGACCCGGATGGGCGCGGTGATGGCCGCGCCCATGCCCGCCTTCTACAACCGCCCGCAGACCATCGACGACCTAGTCACCCACATCTGCGCACGCGTGCTAGACCAGTTCGACTTGGACCTCCCCAACGCGACCCGCTGGACCGGCCCACCGCGCCGCGCGCACGCCTGA
- a CDS encoding MFS transporter: MTTTRNPWTVLFALCVGQSLGLLNSTVVNVALPAIGDDLGATLEQLLWVVNVYILVLTALTMVGARFGDLFSPKRMYLIGLGVFTAASVLCGLAMSPGQLIAARVAQAVGGALMSPQTLSIITKIFPADRRGAAIGVWGSFAGVSVAAAPTVGGLLVSVFDWRWVFFVNVPIGVAGFVLALLVVPDVKASATRKLDLVGIGLVTAGLFLITYALLEGEPHHWGRVWGPVTAPMLLVAGLAALVGFVVVERGRQHRDPLLPFAVVRDRNFVLMSAVTATIACGIGCVFLLVFLHLQSGAGMSALASGLAVAAAPFVSIFFSPISGRLTDRFGGKWVLVGGLVLAAAGVGMLALATRTDTTWSALLPALIVLGIGMGVIFSPGGAIAMRDIEPEYSGAASGLLSLSRLTGSAIGSAVVGALLQAKVASAGRDLSDLPPQVLTDAVRFAYLVPIGVLVVGIALTMAARTASPKSEPAAVR, translated from the coding sequence ATGACGACGACCCGCAATCCCTGGACCGTGCTGTTCGCGCTCTGTGTCGGACAGTCCCTCGGCCTGCTCAACTCCACCGTGGTCAACGTCGCCCTCCCGGCGATCGGGGACGACCTCGGCGCCACCCTCGAACAGCTGCTCTGGGTGGTCAACGTCTACATCCTGGTGCTCACCGCGCTGACCATGGTCGGTGCCCGGTTCGGCGACTTGTTCTCGCCGAAGCGCATGTACCTGATCGGGCTGGGCGTTTTCACCGCCGCATCTGTCCTGTGTGGACTGGCGATGAGTCCTGGCCAGCTCATCGCGGCGCGGGTGGCACAGGCGGTCGGGGGCGCGCTGATGTCGCCGCAGACGCTGTCGATCATCACCAAGATCTTCCCCGCTGACCGGCGGGGCGCGGCGATCGGCGTGTGGGGGTCGTTCGCGGGGGTCTCGGTCGCGGCGGCGCCGACCGTCGGTGGACTGCTGGTGTCGGTGTTCGACTGGCGGTGGGTGTTCTTCGTCAACGTGCCCATCGGGGTGGCCGGGTTCGTGCTGGCACTGCTGGTGGTGCCGGATGTCAAGGCATCGGCCACCCGCAAGCTGGACCTGGTCGGCATCGGCCTGGTCACCGCCGGTCTGTTCCTGATCACCTATGCGCTACTCGAAGGCGAGCCGCACCACTGGGGTCGCGTGTGGGGACCGGTCACCGCGCCGATGCTGCTGGTGGCGGGACTGGCCGCGCTGGTGGGTTTCGTCGTGGTCGAGCGTGGACGGCAGCACCGTGACCCGCTGCTGCCCTTCGCCGTGGTGCGTGACCGCAACTTCGTGCTGATGTCGGCGGTCACGGCGACGATCGCCTGTGGGATCGGCTGCGTCTTCCTGCTGGTGTTCCTGCACCTGCAGAGCGGCGCGGGCATGAGCGCGCTGGCCTCGGGTCTGGCGGTGGCCGCGGCGCCGTTCGTCTCGATCTTCTTCTCGCCGATCTCCGGGCGGCTGACCGACCGCTTCGGCGGCAAGTGGGTGCTGGTCGGCGGCCTGGTGCTGGCCGCGGCTGGCGTCGGGATGCTGGCGCTGGCGACGCGGACGGACACCACCTGGTCGGCGCTGCTGCCCGCGCTCATCGTGCTCGGCATCGGCATGGGGGTGATCTTCTCCCCTGGTGGGGCGATCGCTATGCGCGACATCGAACCGGAATACTCCGGCGCGGCGTCAGGGTTGCTGAGTCTGAGCAGGTTGACCGGCAGCGCGATCGGCTCAGCTGTTGTCGGGGCGCTGCTTCAGGCCAAGGTCGCTTCGGCGGGCCGGGATCTGTCGGACTTGCCGCCGCAGGTACTGACCGACGCGGTGCGGTTCGCTTATCTGGTGCCGATCGGCGTTCTCGTCGTCGGGATCGCTTTGACCATGGCCGCTCGCACCGCTAGCCCCAAGTCCGAACCGGCGGCGGTGAGGTGA